A part of Rhodohalobacter barkolensis genomic DNA contains:
- a CDS encoding DUF2459 domain-containing protein, whose product MKLNQSLLLLLAVVIFSGCLKSTHDLYPEDPDLRSIPVYIVSHGWHAGIAIESEYIVNQIPDHPDMPDTNYLKFGWGDARYYSDLEAGFWLMMRAALLPTKSAVHIVGFDSPVEHYFSGSKVVKIKITEEGASELGKFVRESIKVDDNDQPIFYGEGLYRNSLFFESDRTYILPRTSNKWTAKALRKTGYPISPFYAFTSDNVIQQASKEGTVIQE is encoded by the coding sequence ATGAAGCTGAATCAATCTTTACTTTTATTATTAGCTGTGGTGATTTTCAGCGGTTGTCTGAAGTCTACACACGATCTATACCCTGAAGATCCGGACCTTCGATCCATTCCGGTTTACATTGTGAGCCATGGATGGCATGCAGGAATTGCAATTGAATCGGAATATATCGTCAACCAGATTCCCGATCATCCGGATATGCCTGATACTAATTATTTAAAATTTGGATGGGGAGATGCCAGATACTACTCCGATCTTGAGGCTGGCTTTTGGCTGATGATGCGTGCAGCGTTACTGCCAACAAAAAGCGCAGTACACATCGTGGGTTTTGATAGTCCGGTAGAGCACTATTTTTCGGGCAGTAAAGTCGTTAAGATTAAAATCACTGAAGAGGGAGCATCCGAACTTGGTAAATTTGTTCGGGAGTCCATTAAAGTAGATGATAACGATCAACCCATATTTTACGGTGAGGGCCTCTACCGGAATAGTCTGTTTTTTGAATCGGACCGAACCTATATCCTACCAAGAACATCCAACAAATGGACGGCAAAAGCTTTGCGAAAAACCGGCTACCCCATTTCGCCTTTTTATGCATTTACTTCAGACAACGTCATTCAACAGGCCTCCAAGGAGGGGACTGTCATCCAGGAGTAA
- a CDS encoding amidoligase family protein, producing MDDIEFKSPPVRNNPEGEERKVGYEFEFTGVSMETVAHMLQELYGGDVHQISTYEYSITDTSLGTFKLELDAQLLREKKYEEFFQKIGIDLSSYKRKESLEDSLKDMASSVVPFEIITPPIPLSKMGRLTKMVDKLRKHEAKGTGSSFVYAFGLHLNPEVPDYSVSSILNHLKAYILLDNWIRKDSKINLSRRLTPFINEYEENYIQHILNPDYKPDLEQFIRDYFEFGNSRNRPLDLLPLFMYLNKNLTSSLIKDTLTSSRPTYHYRLPNCSLEDENWFLAQEWNRWVLVEKLASDKKSLNQYARAYLKMKRDTLIRFENKWIKLMDRWVKDVQ from the coding sequence ATGGATGATATAGAATTCAAATCGCCACCGGTAAGGAATAATCCTGAGGGTGAGGAGCGAAAAGTTGGGTATGAGTTTGAGTTTACCGGAGTTTCCATGGAAACTGTAGCTCATATGCTGCAGGAATTATATGGAGGAGACGTTCATCAAATTTCAACTTATGAGTACTCCATAACAGACACTTCACTCGGCACATTTAAGCTCGAGCTTGACGCCCAGCTACTGAGAGAAAAAAAGTATGAGGAGTTTTTCCAAAAAATCGGAATTGATCTCAGTTCCTATAAACGTAAAGAATCCCTCGAGGACTCATTAAAAGATATGGCATCCTCTGTAGTGCCGTTTGAAATCATTACACCACCTATCCCACTTTCAAAAATGGGCCGGCTTACCAAAATGGTAGATAAACTTCGCAAGCACGAAGCAAAGGGAACCGGAAGTTCGTTTGTTTATGCATTTGGCCTTCATCTGAATCCTGAAGTTCCTGATTACTCCGTCAGTAGTATTTTAAATCACCTGAAAGCCTATATACTGCTCGATAATTGGATTCGAAAAGATTCAAAAATCAATCTTAGTCGCAGGCTTACACCTTTTATCAATGAGTATGAAGAAAATTATATCCAGCACATTCTAAATCCTGATTATAAGCCTGATCTTGAGCAGTTTATTCGTGACTACTTTGAGTTTGGAAATTCCCGCAATCGACCTCTTGATCTGCTGCCGCTTTTCATGTATTTGAACAAAAATCTGACCTCCTCGCTCATCAAAGATACATTAACCTCATCGCGCCCTACTTATCACTACAGACTGCCAAACTGCTCTCTTGAAGATGAGAATTGGTTTTTGGCTCAAGAGTGGAATCGATGGGTATTGGTTGAAAAATTGGCATCAGATAAAAAATCACTCAATCAGTATGCAAGAGCCTATTTAAAAATGAAGCGAGATACTCTGATCCGTTTTGAAAATAAATGGATTAAACTAATGGATCGATGGGTAAAAGATGTTCAATAA
- a CDS encoding response regulator transcription factor — MQPKQTILLVEDEIEPAEMLANYLEMNNFNVLMAHDGLKALELIEKHASDIHLAVLDIMVPNVDGKEICSVIRNHPVMSDIPVIFLTAKDKEKDEIEGLELGADDYISKPASLKLVQAHIESLLRRQHPQNSKWIQHGDLFLDTSGKDLYYKDHRVDLTSTEYAIAEIFFQNPKRVYSRQEILEHIGGEDRFVFDRTVDVHIKNLRLKLGEASDMIKTYRGLGYGMNRELL; from the coding sequence ATGCAGCCAAAACAAACCATCCTTTTAGTAGAAGATGAAATTGAGCCGGCAGAAATGTTGGCCAATTATTTAGAGATGAATAATTTTAACGTATTGATGGCTCATGATGGACTAAAAGCACTGGAATTGATTGAAAAGCATGCGAGTGATATTCACCTGGCCGTGCTGGATATTATGGTCCCGAATGTGGATGGGAAAGAGATTTGCAGCGTTATTCGCAATCATCCTGTAATGAGTGATATCCCGGTTATTTTTCTAACAGCCAAAGATAAAGAGAAAGATGAAATTGAAGGGTTGGAGTTAGGAGCGGATGATTACATTTCAAAACCTGCAAGTTTAAAGCTTGTTCAGGCACATATTGAATCTCTACTGCGAAGGCAACATCCACAAAACAGTAAATGGATTCAGCATGGTGATCTTTTCCTGGATACCAGTGGGAAAGATCTGTACTACAAAGATCACCGTGTAGACTTAACATCAACGGAATACGCTATTGCAGAGATTTTTTTTCAGAATCCGAAAAGGGTTTATTCCCGTCAGGAAATTTTAGAACATATTGGTGGTGAAGATCGGTTTGTGTTTGACCGAACCGTTGACGTGCATATCAAAAACCTGAGATTGAAATTGGGTGAAGCTTCGGATATGATTAAGACCTATCGTGGTTTGGGGTATGGAATGAACAGGGAACTCCTTTGA
- a CDS encoding DUF58 domain-containing protein → MLLDSDILTQLAPLEIKARRIVEGFISGLHKSPYHGFSVEFAEHKPYNQGDDFKHIDWKVYGKTERFYVKRYEAETNLRAHVVLDISSSMNYKYFAEWSKLKYAIHYASALMYMMHRQRDACGLVLFDDKIQTQFPAKSSYTHLRLLFTELEKELKAELNQSKPKKKSASAEALHSLAESLKNRSLVVIITDLFENVSGHDSLISAMRHLRHQRHEVLLFNVLEHKSERELDFPDGRYLFEDMETGEEMEMNPSQFKESYKKKVDEFTQKFKIECNEAGVDFEEIDTQKPFDLALLAYLNKRKRLG, encoded by the coding sequence ATGCTATTGGATTCAGACATATTAACACAGTTAGCGCCACTGGAGATAAAAGCCCGAAGAATTGTTGAAGGGTTTATATCCGGGCTCCATAAAAGTCCTTATCACGGGTTTAGCGTAGAGTTTGCGGAGCACAAGCCTTACAATCAGGGAGATGATTTTAAACATATTGACTGGAAGGTATATGGCAAAACCGAACGTTTTTATGTGAAGCGATATGAAGCGGAGACAAATCTCCGGGCTCATGTAGTTCTGGATATCAGCAGTTCTATGAATTACAAATATTTTGCTGAGTGGAGCAAATTGAAGTATGCAATCCATTATGCTTCTGCTTTGATGTATATGATGCATCGACAGAGAGATGCTTGCGGTCTGGTACTGTTTGATGATAAGATCCAAACACAGTTTCCGGCTAAATCGTCCTATACTCACCTCAGATTGCTGTTTACGGAACTTGAAAAAGAGCTGAAGGCTGAATTGAATCAATCCAAACCCAAAAAGAAATCCGCTTCTGCAGAAGCACTGCATTCATTGGCAGAAAGTCTTAAAAACAGGAGCCTTGTGGTGATTATTACCGATCTTTTTGAAAATGTAAGCGGTCACGATTCCTTGATCTCCGCTATGCGGCATTTACGGCACCAGCGGCACGAGGTTTTGTTGTTTAATGTTCTGGAGCATAAAAGTGAAAGAGAACTCGACTTTCCGGACGGGCGTTACCTTTTTGAGGATATGGAGACAGGGGAAGAGATGGAGATGAATCCGTCACAGTTTAAAGAATCATACAAAAAGAAAGTGGACGAGTTTACTCAGAAATTCAAAATTGAATGTAATGAGGCCGGCGTGGATTTTGAAGAGATTGACACACAGAAACCGTTTGATCTTGCACTCCTGGCCTATCTGAATAAACGCAAACGTCTGGGTTGA
- a CDS encoding dimethylarginine dimethylaminohydrolase family protein: MKKIYTSADQIDFTLSDIPSMPAPKQVLTVKPTYFDVEYVINPHMKDHVGRVDKMQALNEWEHLVDGYEELGFNVHQLDGVEGLPDMVFCANQSLPFIDEDGNKKVLMSIMHSPERKDEVPHIEKWYRQLGYEVEYLDNSQVDDFEGMGDALWHFKKRLLWGGYGFRSSLKAYDQISEKFDTPVVALELTDEKFYHLDTCMAMLNENSVLIYPDAFQQEGLDMIHKLFENVIEATQYEAEKLFAVNATCPDGKNVLIQQGCTDVNQKLRDAGFSVHEYSTFEYIKSGGSVFCMKMLLW; this comes from the coding sequence ATGAAAAAAATTTACACCTCTGCTGATCAAATCGATTTCACTCTTTCTGATATCCCATCTATGCCTGCACCTAAACAGGTACTAACGGTAAAACCGACTTACTTTGATGTGGAGTATGTGATCAACCCGCATATGAAAGATCACGTGGGCCGCGTGGACAAAATGCAGGCTCTCAATGAGTGGGAACATCTTGTAGATGGATATGAAGAGCTCGGTTTTAATGTTCATCAGTTAGATGGTGTTGAAGGATTACCGGACATGGTTTTCTGTGCCAATCAAAGCCTGCCATTTATCGATGAAGATGGAAATAAGAAAGTGTTGATGAGCATCATGCACTCTCCGGAACGGAAAGATGAAGTTCCGCATATTGAAAAGTGGTACCGACAATTGGGTTATGAGGTTGAATATCTTGACAACTCTCAAGTCGACGATTTTGAAGGCATGGGAGATGCACTTTGGCACTTTAAGAAGAGACTGCTTTGGGGCGGCTACGGTTTTCGCTCATCTTTGAAAGCCTATGACCAGATTTCAGAAAAATTTGACACTCCGGTTGTGGCTCTTGAATTAACCGACGAGAAATTCTATCACCTGGATACCTGCATGGCCATGCTGAATGAAAACAGCGTGTTGATCTATCCTGATGCATTTCAGCAAGAAGGCCTGGATATGATTCACAAACTCTTCGAAAATGTTATTGAAGCCACACAGTATGAAGCTGAGAAATTGTTTGCGGTTAACGCAACTTGTCCGGATGGAAAAAATGTGCTCATCCAGCAGGGATGTACCGACGTAAATCAAAAATTACGTGACGCAGGTTTTTCAGTTCACGAGTACAGTACATTCGAATACATTAAAAGTGGCGGGAGTGTTTTCTGCATGAAAATGCTTCTTTGGTAA
- a CDS encoding DUF481 domain-containing protein, which yields MRTLLLLFIFFLSLNTLQAQVLNVERVRADADTTGWTGELGADFSLNKFNDRVIKVGGQANAAYFSDKHGYLLLTNIDLVNVDGNSLVSNGYVHLRSTLHRKNTLSPEGFVQYQYNDNLGLLNRAIAGVGIRYTFLSQPNLMGRISTGFMYEFEEWGLSDAVTVKNEFIKSTSNIVVRGQLNPQTSLTMIGYYQARPSRFFKPRATSENQLNIRMSRSLTFRVSFSMTYDVEPVIDVPNLTYELKNGIVLSF from the coding sequence TTGCGAACACTGTTATTACTTTTCATTTTTTTTCTCTCTCTAAATACATTGCAGGCACAGGTACTTAACGTGGAACGAGTTCGTGCCGATGCCGACACCACCGGCTGGACCGGAGAACTAGGGGCCGATTTCTCACTTAACAAATTTAACGATAGAGTTATAAAAGTAGGCGGACAGGCGAATGCGGCCTACTTTTCTGACAAACACGGATATCTGCTGCTTACAAATATTGACCTTGTAAATGTCGACGGCAATTCACTTGTCAGTAACGGCTACGTACATTTGCGGTCTACACTCCATCGAAAGAATACCCTCTCTCCGGAAGGTTTTGTCCAGTATCAGTACAACGACAATCTGGGTTTGCTAAACCGCGCAATTGCAGGAGTTGGAATTCGATATACGTTTTTATCACAACCCAATTTAATGGGCCGGATCTCCACAGGATTCATGTACGAATTTGAAGAGTGGGGATTAAGTGATGCAGTAACCGTGAAAAATGAATTCATCAAAAGTACAAGCAATATTGTAGTTCGGGGTCAGCTCAACCCACAAACATCCCTCACTATGATTGGCTACTATCAGGCCAGACCTAGTCGATTTTTTAAGCCGCGAGCTACATCAGAAAACCAACTCAATATCAGGATGAGTCGCTCACTCACATTCAGGGTCAGCTTTAGCATGACATATGACGTAGAACCTGTCATTGATGTACCAAACCTGACTTACGAATTGAAAAATGGGATTGTACTGTCATTTTAA
- a CDS encoding penicillin acylase family protein: MVTKIYAFLSIILLGILLFTYSLQLGPLPPVGSFFHPTSGFWANAETEQAAGEISLQSNELNEPVEVYFDERQVPHIFAQNDYDLYYTQGYITARDRLFQMELQIRAAGGFLAEWLGDEMIEYDKNQRRLGMLYGAEKAMEEIGSDPVISNAINAYADGVNAYIQTLNYKNYPVEYKILDVKPEEWKPINTALLLKYMTQMLAARSEDVRTSNTMAHLGEDFVNRFLSSRPELMDPIVPEGSEWNFEPMAVQSPDELHQPSFTDQIELWQPHPFNGSNNWVVDGSKTQGGYPILSNDMHLNMSMPSIWYEVQLHTPDQNAYGVSLQGTPTIIVGFNDHIAWGSTNTGADVMDWYEITFQDEDRTHYLHDGEWLPTTERIEVIQSKSGHAVQDTILFTHHGPVYETREETPISQTIQQDHALKWIGHEPSNELLTFYKLNRGENYEDFKEAFKTYKAPAQNMNYAGTDGNIAIQTGGKFPLKWEFQGRTVSDGSDSRYDWNEYIPYDHNPFSLNPDRGYLSAANQYPVDENYPYYLGESFAPFERGRRINDRLAEVGNITVEDFSDLLMDSYSYHAERALPPMLAALNNQQLDETETNLIDKLNGWDYLNKGELVAPTVFREWWRELYSAIWSNKFDSDIPMRTPERDVTVDLLVSNPQSSWFDNPETDQTEEFNDLVYPAFQQAVQNLKERFGVEPDEWMWGHYNNTNLNHLGQIPGMGVYDLFTDGSNESVNAVWGSHGPSWRMVVELDPNGVRGYGVYPGGQSGNPGSKSYDAFVESWTTGELFELNFLPEIPSDSENYPLVIRFGDS; this comes from the coding sequence ATGGTTACCAAAATTTACGCTTTTCTTTCAATCATTCTTCTTGGGATACTTCTTTTTACCTATTCACTGCAGCTGGGGCCACTTCCACCGGTCGGATCATTTTTTCATCCGACAAGCGGTTTCTGGGCAAATGCCGAAACAGAGCAGGCAGCAGGTGAAATATCGCTCCAATCGAATGAACTGAATGAACCTGTTGAAGTTTATTTTGATGAACGTCAGGTCCCCCACATCTTCGCACAGAACGACTACGACCTCTACTACACTCAGGGATACATAACCGCTCGCGACCGATTATTCCAGATGGAGCTTCAGATTAGGGCAGCCGGGGGATTTCTTGCCGAGTGGCTGGGGGATGAAATGATCGAATACGATAAAAATCAGCGGCGCCTAGGGATGCTGTACGGTGCAGAAAAAGCAATGGAAGAAATTGGTTCAGATCCCGTTATTTCGAATGCAATAAATGCATATGCAGATGGTGTCAATGCATACATTCAGACTCTCAACTACAAAAATTATCCGGTTGAGTACAAAATATTGGACGTAAAACCTGAGGAGTGGAAACCGATCAATACGGCGCTGCTGCTGAAATACATGACACAGATGCTAGCGGCACGCTCTGAAGATGTTCGCACAAGCAACACAATGGCACACCTCGGTGAGGATTTTGTCAACCGGTTCTTGAGCTCCAGACCGGAACTGATGGATCCAATTGTACCGGAAGGCAGTGAATGGAATTTTGAACCGATGGCAGTACAAAGTCCGGATGAACTGCATCAACCTTCATTTACAGATCAGATTGAACTTTGGCAGCCACACCCATTTAATGGAAGTAACAACTGGGTTGTGGATGGAAGCAAAACTCAAGGCGGCTATCCGATTCTCTCTAACGACATGCACCTGAATATGAGTATGCCCTCTATCTGGTATGAAGTTCAGCTTCACACACCGGATCAGAATGCGTATGGTGTCAGTCTTCAGGGCACGCCCACCATTATCGTAGGTTTCAATGATCATATTGCCTGGGGATCAACAAATACCGGTGCAGATGTAATGGACTGGTATGAAATTACATTCCAGGATGAGGATAGAACGCATTATCTCCATGATGGTGAATGGCTCCCAACTACTGAGCGAATTGAGGTTATTCAATCAAAATCGGGTCACGCCGTACAGGATACGATTCTTTTTACACATCACGGACCTGTATATGAAACACGTGAAGAGACTCCGATCAGCCAAACCATTCAGCAAGACCATGCACTTAAATGGATCGGACACGAACCTTCGAACGAACTCCTGACCTTCTACAAACTGAATCGCGGAGAAAACTACGAAGATTTTAAAGAAGCCTTTAAAACGTATAAAGCGCCCGCTCAGAATATGAACTATGCCGGAACAGATGGAAACATAGCTATTCAAACCGGTGGGAAATTTCCGCTGAAATGGGAGTTTCAGGGCAGAACTGTAAGCGACGGTTCCGACTCCAGGTACGATTGGAATGAGTACATTCCCTATGATCACAATCCATTTTCACTCAATCCCGACCGTGGATATCTGAGTGCAGCAAACCAGTACCCCGTCGATGAAAACTATCCATACTATCTGGGTGAATCTTTTGCACCTTTCGAACGAGGCAGAAGAATTAACGATCGGCTGGCCGAAGTGGGAAACATTACAGTTGAAGATTTCAGCGACTTGTTGATGGACTCCTACAGCTATCATGCTGAGCGCGCCCTGCCTCCCATGCTCGCAGCTCTGAATAATCAACAGCTCGATGAAACTGAGACAAATCTTATTGATAAACTCAACGGCTGGGATTACCTCAACAAAGGTGAACTGGTTGCTCCCACTGTTTTCAGGGAGTGGTGGCGTGAACTCTACAGTGCTATCTGGTCAAACAAATTTGATTCAGATATCCCAATGCGGACTCCCGAACGCGACGTAACAGTAGATTTGCTTGTCAGCAATCCACAGTCGTCCTGGTTTGATAATCCGGAAACGGATCAAACAGAAGAGTTTAATGACCTTGTATATCCCGCATTTCAACAAGCTGTTCAGAATTTAAAAGAACGATTCGGTGTTGAACCGGACGAGTGGATGTGGGGACATTACAACAACACAAATTTGAACCATCTGGGCCAAATTCCCGGCATGGGAGTTTACGACTTATTCACCGACGGAAGTAATGAGTCGGTCAATGCAGTTTGGGGGAGTCACGGCCCGTCATGGAGAATGGTGGTTGAACTCGATCCAAACGGAGTTCGAGGCTACGGTGTCTATCCGGGCGGACAGAGTGGTAATCCGGGCTCAAAATCTTATGACGCTTTTGTTGAGTCTTGGACAACCGGTGAACTATTTGAGCTTAATTTCCTGCCAGAAATTCCTTCTGACAGTGAAAATTACCCACTGGTCATTCGTTTTGGTGACTCTTGA
- a CDS encoding SDR family oxidoreductase, giving the protein MNDNKLQQMGLQKKVIWITGASSGIGEALAYEFNKKGALLILSARRVDELERVKSNCEDGEESVKILPLDLTDTSAMKDKVEEALTMFGHIDMLINNGGVSQRSYAVETEMSTVRRVMEVNFFGTVALTKALLPTLIEQQSGHIVVISSVMGKFGTKFRSTYAASKHALHGWFDSLRQELYEHNVEVTLVCPGYVKTDVTINALTGTGEKFNKMGKGQKNAMPPDEFAKKLIPKLASRKEEIYLGGAEIVGVYLKRWVPKLFNKILKRVSVT; this is encoded by the coding sequence TTGAATGATAACAAACTTCAGCAAATGGGTCTTCAAAAAAAAGTAATCTGGATTACCGGAGCTTCTTCCGGAATTGGGGAAGCTCTTGCGTACGAATTTAACAAAAAAGGAGCACTTTTAATTCTGTCTGCACGCCGTGTAGATGAACTTGAGCGCGTAAAGAGCAACTGTGAGGATGGCGAAGAGAGTGTCAAAATTCTGCCGCTTGATTTAACGGATACTTCAGCAATGAAAGATAAAGTTGAAGAAGCACTCACCATGTTTGGCCATATAGACATGCTCATTAACAACGGTGGAGTTAGCCAAAGGTCCTATGCAGTTGAAACGGAAATGTCTACCGTGCGCCGGGTTATGGAGGTTAATTTTTTTGGCACCGTGGCCCTCACAAAAGCTCTCTTGCCTACACTCATTGAGCAGCAATCAGGACATATTGTAGTAATAAGCAGCGTAATGGGGAAATTTGGCACCAAGTTCCGAAGCACCTACGCTGCCTCAAAACATGCCCTGCATGGATGGTTCGATTCACTGCGCCAAGAGCTTTATGAGCACAACGTCGAGGTAACACTCGTCTGTCCGGGTTACGTTAAAACAGACGTTACAATTAACGCCCTGACCGGCACAGGCGAAAAATTTAACAAAATGGGTAAAGGCCAAAAAAATGCTATGCCGCCCGATGAATTCGCTAAAAAACTGATCCCAAAATTGGCCTCCCGTAAAGAAGAAATCTATTTAGGCGGAGCTGAAATTGTAGGCGTATATCTGAAAAGATGGGTACCAAAGTTATTCAACAAAATCCTGAAACGAGTAAGCGTCACCTGA
- a CDS encoding ZIP family metal transporter codes for MELIPKWFFELNPMIQALIGGLFTWGMTALGAAVVFMTKNVGQKTLDSMLGFAAGVMIAASVWSLIIPAIEMTEAMGGIGWIPAATGFLVGGLFLRVCDAYLPHLHIGLPRSDAEGVSTSWRRSTLLVLAITLHNIPEGLAIGVLFGAAATGIDPTGTATIAGAIVLAMGIGIQNLPEGTAVSVPLRREGVGTGKSFFYGQLSGAVEPAFAVLGALAVIFVQPILPFALAFAAGAMIYVVVEELVPESQLHGNTDLATLGTMVGFVLMMTLDVALG; via the coding sequence ATGGAACTAATTCCCAAATGGTTTTTTGAACTAAACCCTATGATTCAAGCCCTCATTGGAGGACTTTTTACATGGGGAATGACAGCATTGGGCGCTGCCGTTGTATTTATGACAAAAAATGTTGGCCAAAAAACTTTGGACAGCATGCTAGGATTTGCAGCCGGGGTTATGATTGCCGCCAGTGTTTGGTCGCTAATCATTCCTGCCATTGAAATGACGGAAGCAATGGGAGGAATTGGCTGGATTCCTGCTGCAACAGGATTTTTAGTAGGAGGCCTTTTCCTGAGAGTTTGTGATGCTTATTTGCCTCACCTCCACATTGGCTTGCCAAGATCTGATGCAGAAGGTGTAAGTACAAGTTGGAGGAGATCTACTCTTTTGGTCCTTGCGATCACACTGCATAATATTCCCGAAGGACTGGCAATCGGTGTGCTTTTCGGTGCAGCGGCTACGGGAATTGATCCAACTGGAACAGCCACTATAGCCGGCGCAATTGTATTGGCAATGGGTATAGGAATTCAGAATCTACCTGAAGGAACAGCCGTTTCTGTCCCACTGAGGCGAGAAGGTGTGGGAACGGGGAAAAGCTTTTTTTATGGACAACTCTCCGGTGCGGTTGAACCGGCTTTTGCCGTCTTAGGTGCACTTGCAGTTATATTTGTCCAACCCATTTTGCCTTTTGCCTTGGCATTCGCTGCCGGCGCCATGATCTATGTTGTTGTAGAGGAGTTGGTCCCGGAATCTCAACTGCATGGGAATACGGATTTGGCAACCCTGGGTACCATGGTTGGATTTGTATTAATGATGACGCTGGATGTTGCTTTGGGATAA
- a CDS encoding gamma-glutamyl-gamma-aminobutyrate hydrolase family protein gives MFNKKRPKIGITGPDHGGGAAWFFTSLSVRLAGGSPLRITPSKPAKIDQIDGLILGGGADVEPKKYGQERIERSVLVKDRRTIFEWILSIILFPIYWIGRYFRSTKTAPIDIKRDKLELTLLEQALQLNKPVLGICRGMQLMNVHFMGTLHQDISGFYTERPQIASIFPKKRVRIKKNSKLNNILGTDICNVNALHNQAIHEPGQGVQLVAKELHTGITQGLEHSDYPFVIGVQWHPEYLIQIKRQRNVFKELVKHAR, from the coding sequence ATGTTCAATAAAAAAAGGCCCAAAATTGGAATAACCGGACCGGATCATGGGGGCGGAGCAGCGTGGTTTTTTACCTCACTATCCGTGCGTCTTGCAGGCGGTTCTCCACTTCGGATTACACCGAGTAAGCCCGCTAAAATAGACCAAATTGACGGACTCATTTTAGGAGGCGGCGCCGATGTTGAACCCAAAAAATATGGCCAGGAACGGATAGAAAGATCCGTTTTAGTTAAAGATAGACGAACCATTTTTGAATGGATACTATCGATTATCCTATTCCCAATCTATTGGATCGGTCGATATTTCCGTTCCACTAAAACAGCCCCGATCGATATTAAAAGAGACAAGCTTGAGCTCACTCTGCTTGAACAAGCTCTTCAGCTTAATAAACCGGTACTTGGAATTTGCCGCGGAATGCAACTGATGAACGTTCATTTTATGGGTACGCTGCATCAGGATATCAGTGGATTTTATACAGAAAGACCTCAAATCGCTTCTATTTTTCCTAAAAAAAGAGTCCGGATTAAGAAGAATTCAAAGCTGAATAACATACTTGGCACGGATATCTGCAATGTTAATGCACTTCACAACCAGGCCATTCATGAACCCGGACAGGGAGTTCAATTGGTGGCAAAAGAGCTTCATACAGGGATAACCCAGGGATTGGAACATTCCGATTATCCATTTGTAATCGGCGTTCAGTGGCATCCGGAGTATTTGATTCAAATCAAGAGGCAAAGAAATGTTTTTAAAGAACTCGTTAAACATGCCCGCTAA